A stretch of Colletotrichum lupini chromosome 2, complete sequence DNA encodes these proteins:
- a CDS encoding glycosyl hydrolase family 10 — translation MRFSTITAAGLLASGVSANLHELAVAAGKKYFGTATDNSELTDTAYVEILKDAKMFGQITPVFSYTSGDEIADFAKTNSKLLRCHTLVWHSQLPTWVSSGTWTKEQLTSIIDTHISNVAGHYKGQCYAWDVVNEALNEDGTYRDSVFYKVLGTDFIPIAFKAAAAADADAKLYYNDYNIELAGNKQKEVLNIIKNIKDSGARIDGLGLQAHLIVGSAGSRSALSAVLQSYVDAGVTEVAYTELDIRHKAIPADTAAQEQQATDYVSVVGACLDIAECVGVTIWDYTDKYSWIPSVFPGTGEALPWDKDLKPKPAYTSISSLLAAAGKGGAAPATSAPAVATSAAAAVTTSAAAAAPTSESAAAEPSVPAAEPSVPESSAPAAPVTTPKASIPAATPAPATTLSTVVKSKCGGGATAEAASSAPAAAATGGAARWAQCGGNGFTGSTTCQSGLTCQKQNDYYSQCV, via the exons ATGCGTTTCTCAACCATCACAGCAGCCGGCCTGCTCGCCTCCGGTGTCAGCGCCAACCTGCACGAGCTCGCCGTTGCGGCCGGCAAGAAGTACTTTGGCACGGCCACGGATAACTCTGAGCTCACCGACACGGCCTACGTCGAGATCCTGAAGGATGCAAAGATGTTCGGCCAGATCACTCCTG TCTTCAGCTACACCTCTGGCGACGAGATCGCCGACTTCGCCAAGACCAACAGCAAGCTTCTCCGCTGCCACACCCTCGTCTGGCACTCTCAGCTCCCTACCTGGGTGTCTTCCGGCACCTGGACCAAGGAGCAGCTGACCTCTATCATCGACACTCACATCTCCAACGTCGCTGGCCACTACAAGGGCCAGTGCTATGCGTGGGACGTTGTTAACGAAGCCCTCAACGAGGACGGTACCTACCGCGACAGTGTCTTTTACAAGGTTCTCGGAACAGACTTCATTCCCATCGCCTTCAAGGCCGCCGCTGCTGCCGATGCCGATGCCAAGCTTTACTATAACGACTACAACATCGAGCTGGCCGGTAACAAGCAGAAGGAGGTCCTCAACATCATCAAGAACATCAAGGACTCTGGTGCCCGCATTGACGGTCTCGGCCTCCAGGCCCATCTCATTGTCGGTAGCGCCGGTTCCCGCTCTGCCCTGAGCGCCGTCCTCCAGTCCTACGTCGACGCTGGTGTTACCGAGGTCGCCTATACCGAGCTTGACATCCGCCACAAGGCCATCCCCGCCGACACTGCTGCCCAGGAACAGCAAGCCACTGACTATGTCAGCGTTGTCGGCGCCTGTTTGGACATCGCCGAGTGTGTTGGCGTCACCATCTGGGACTACACCGACAAGTACTCTTGGATTCCCTCAGTCTTCCCCGGCACCGGCGAGGCCCTCCCCTGGGACAAGGACCTTAAGCCTAAGCCCGCCTACACCAGCATCTCCAGCCttctcgccgccgccggcaaAGGCGGTGCTGCTCCTGCCACCTCTGCTCCCGCAGTTGCCACCAGCGCCGCTGCTGCCGTCACCACTtccgctgccgccgctgccCCTACCTCAGAGTCTGCTGCCGCCGAGCCCTCCGTCCCTGCTGCTGAGCCTTCCGTCCCCGAGAGCTCTGCCCCTGCTGCGCCTGTCACCACCCCCAAGGCTAGCATTCCTGCTGCGACTCCCGCGCCCGCCACTACACTTAGCACTGTCGTGAAGAGCAAGTGCGGTGGTGGTGCTACTGCTGAGGCAGCTTCCAGCGCTCCTGCGGCTGCTGCCACTGGCGGTGCCGCTCGCTGGGCTCAGTGCGGCGGCAACGGGTTCACCGGCTCTACTACCTGCCAGTCGGGCCTCACCTGCCAGAAGCAGAATGACTACTACAGTCAGTGCGTCTAG